One Streptomyces sp. CNQ-509 DNA window includes the following coding sequences:
- the alc gene encoding allantoicase — MTAQMTRFTGAAAPYGGGDPYADYRTADFAFAALPDLADRRLGGAVIAANDEFFAPRENLLRPERAEFDPAAFGHKGKVMDGWETRRRRGASAGAPHPAAGDHDWALVRLGAPGVVHGIVVDTAHFRGNHPHSVSVEGAEVPGAPSPEALLADGVRWTELVPRTEVGGHAANGFAVAGGRRFTHLRLRQHPDGGIARLRVHGEVVPDPAWLAALGTFDLVALEHGGRVEDASDRFYSPPVNTIRPGRSRQMDDGWETRRRRDTGHDWIRYALAGRGEIRAVEIDTAYLKGNAAGWAAVSVRDGSAGGWTEILPRTRLQPDTNHRFVLPAAAVATHARIDIHPDGGISRLRLHGSLAPEGGAGAGDG, encoded by the coding sequence ATGACCGCCCAGATGACCCGCTTCACCGGCGCCGCCGCCCCGTACGGCGGCGGCGACCCCTACGCCGACTACCGCACCGCCGACTTCGCCTTCGCCGCGCTGCCGGACCTCGCCGACCGGCGCCTCGGCGGCGCGGTGATCGCCGCGAACGACGAGTTCTTCGCCCCGCGCGAGAACCTGCTGCGGCCGGAGCGGGCGGAGTTCGACCCGGCGGCGTTCGGGCACAAGGGCAAGGTCATGGACGGCTGGGAGACCAGGCGCCGCCGCGGCGCCTCCGCCGGGGCCCCGCACCCGGCCGCGGGCGACCACGACTGGGCGCTGGTACGCCTCGGCGCCCCCGGCGTCGTACACGGCATCGTCGTCGACACCGCCCACTTCCGCGGCAACCACCCCCACTCCGTGAGCGTCGAGGGCGCGGAGGTCCCCGGCGCGCCGTCGCCCGAGGCGCTGCTCGCGGACGGTGTGCGGTGGACGGAACTGGTGCCCCGCACGGAGGTCGGCGGCCACGCCGCGAACGGCTTCGCGGTCGCCGGGGGGCGGCGGTTCACGCATCTGCGGCTGCGCCAGCACCCCGACGGGGGCATCGCGCGCCTGCGCGTCCACGGCGAGGTCGTCCCGGACCCGGCGTGGCTGGCGGCGCTCGGCACCTTCGACCTCGTCGCGCTGGAGCACGGCGGCCGCGTCGAGGACGCCTCCGACCGCTTCTACTCCCCGCCCGTCAACACCATCAGGCCGGGCCGCTCGCGGCAGATGGACGACGGCTGGGAGACGCGGCGCCGCCGTGACACCGGCCACGACTGGATCCGCTACGCGCTCGCGGGCCGCGGGGAGATCCGGGCGGTGGAGATAGACACGGCGTATCTGAAGGGCAACGCGGCGGGCTGGGCGGCGGTGTCGGTACGGGACGGGTCCGCGGGCGGGTGGACCGAGATCCTGCCCCGCACCCGCCTCCAGCCGGACACCAACCACCGCTTCGTGCTGCCCGCGGCGGCGGTCGCCACCCACGCGCGCATCGACATCCATCCGGACGGGGGAATTTCGCGGCTGCGGCTGCACGGGAGCCTGGCGCCGGAGGGCGGGGCCGGTGCGGGGGACGGGTGA